A region from the Wansuia hejianensis genome encodes:
- a CDS encoding cadherin-like beta sandwich domain-containing protein: MTGKRKRIWAILLSILMVLQLSSATVFAETQNPDVQGIQTESAVLSEGTVDGRTSSTATVTVNANMDGTVYFTALAAEVEAPDATAIEAAGNLSFMVSAGANTLTLPGLSEAALKVYMVLKGLNGEVSEVYSMDLPAVELSELKTVPEDVTIRFEMNDGTLISKTDMSGKSVKTLGALGVTGGIENAEPEYVTPLHLLAQAMIERNIPVDIQVKENGWVLECNGTGADLMYYVNGADSSATFGGYEVKPGDNITVIQCSFEGGVYAGFGYFGEVVDNTFDPIDMMEEAEVAVKEPLTLQYSYKGWSSGNDVAVGADVYISEKNGYAADQKTEITTDSEGKFTVSFDEPGVYLVSARAYIEAGNEESGRLASNAYCKVTVTDAAAGPELAQGEPPVSERTAGSAKITVNASTAGSLYYLVQESGAAAPDAARLESEGQTAAAVQGENTLELTGLDKSAQKIYLLLKSGEGTVSPVICVDIPEAEEPLLKGILSNGGNPEFDGSREAAVTWETGDIQFRLKPVFPDGMSDVTLSFRYTGTDGQEKVTEPTTKTNTYFWFDEDFLSIGGQGNDLTIIAEKDTVTQTYVVHVQRTAYLTGLTVQDQKGNPIAISPSFSKTKTEYSAVVLDNVDQIELKATDPVEAVSPEASRVLFNGEASEDGSWTMNLKDGENQVVFQADNGAADAQEYSLTITRTASVTLTVQTSPEDAAFSLYRGSKGIERIWPEEDGTYKLFPDEAYQYTVAKSGYIGQSGEVTLSADETKTFTLEKAPETEPLPQLDADYPGFRAGDDNQSVVSSKTPITKETIEVKWERQTGDYVSPTSGTTPIIVDDKVYTISKGVVYMLDKETGEVLKTGSAVQASAGFNLLPPTYADGMLFVLLDNGVIQCFNASTLESLWVYRDPLGGGCNSSIRYDDGYIYLGFQGYSGSNFVCLSVTDEDPSSTTEEKVAVWRNSGLGETFQWNGAWTNEEYVFVTTTNARKTNGTLCCVDKITGKAVQKIELGESVRSDVSYYNGRIYFTTQSGNLYSYNLTKEGILDTENLIEPLYFGGASTSTPAVYNNRVYIGYSGGESFGAEGYGILVGSIDPDTGAMSAAYVVPTDGYPQTSGLITKGYEEETGYVYVYFLTNSAHGTLYMIKDKAGMTEADPASGVFYTPNHEQYCIASAVADSDGNIYMKNDSAWQFVITRSETYLKEIQATGGNAVLDGGKDFNGSLRDHTITVDAGTESINLKLTPSDGAEVRINGTAGSTQEIALTDGRAEIQVQLTKGDSYRVYNFTVLSGPTLTSLTVTNNPNEGMGTAFTVSPEFEPMSTDYTAGIATVQSSGYIWFGQLNASDTLKAVAVSGVSGKNEGDELKVTTNYKGNKYISVSFEDRTNAATAVVQLIVSSADGSQTRSYTVTLNTKVQLTLAEGAVTNRKSSSADLTVSAGQAGELYYLVQAADAEAPDADRIQSEGLKTEAAAGSNRLALTGLSRDAMKVYMVLKTENDGVSAVCSADIPTSVMLGDLNEDGEVDITDVVQLLDRVAAGEAVELSIGDMNGDGEVDITDVVQLLDQVAAGEK, from the coding sequence ATGACTGGAAAGAGAAAAAGAATCTGGGCGATTCTGTTGAGCATCCTGATGGTTCTGCAGCTGTCCTCGGCAACTGTTTTTGCCGAAACACAGAATCCGGATGTGCAGGGAATCCAGACAGAGAGTGCGGTACTGTCGGAAGGGACTGTCGACGGCCGAACATCATCCACCGCCACGGTGACGGTGAACGCCAATATGGACGGAACCGTGTATTTTACAGCGTTGGCTGCAGAGGTGGAAGCTCCTGATGCGACCGCAATAGAGGCGGCTGGGAACTTGTCGTTTATGGTATCGGCAGGAGCCAATACTCTGACTTTGCCGGGGCTGTCAGAGGCAGCCCTGAAAGTCTATATGGTTTTGAAAGGGCTTAACGGCGAGGTCTCTGAGGTGTACAGCATGGATCTTCCTGCTGTGGAGTTGTCGGAACTTAAGACGGTTCCGGAAGATGTAACCATCCGTTTTGAGATGAATGACGGTACACTGATTTCCAAGACGGATATGAGCGGAAAATCTGTAAAAACGCTGGGTGCTTTAGGTGTAACCGGCGGTATAGAGAATGCGGAGCCTGAGTATGTGACGCCGCTCCATCTGCTGGCCCAGGCAATGATCGAGCGAAATATCCCGGTCGATATACAAGTAAAAGAAAACGGCTGGGTGTTGGAATGCAATGGCACAGGTGCGGATTTGATGTATTATGTCAATGGGGCTGACAGCAGCGCTACATTTGGCGGTTATGAAGTGAAGCCCGGCGATAACATTACAGTGATCCAGTGTAGCTTTGAAGGAGGGGTCTATGCTGGCTTCGGCTATTTTGGAGAGGTTGTAGACAATACTTTTGATCCCATTGATATGATGGAAGAAGCAGAGGTGGCTGTAAAAGAACCGCTGACACTGCAGTATTCCTATAAGGGCTGGTCGAGCGGCAATGACGTGGCGGTTGGCGCGGACGTTTATATCAGCGAGAAAAATGGTTATGCAGCGGATCAGAAAACAGAGATTACAACAGACAGCGAAGGAAAATTCACGGTCAGCTTTGACGAACCGGGAGTTTATCTTGTATCGGCACGCGCTTACATAGAAGCGGGGAATGAAGAGAGCGGGCGTCTGGCAAGTAACGCGTATTGTAAGGTTACAGTGACAGATGCGGCCGCAGGTCCTGAGCTGGCGCAGGGGGAACCCCCGGTATCTGAACGCACAGCCGGCAGCGCTAAAATAACAGTCAATGCCAGCACAGCTGGAAGCTTGTATTATCTGGTTCAAGAATCCGGCGCGGCAGCGCCTGATGCGGCAAGGCTTGAAAGCGAAGGACAGACAGCGGCGGCAGTGCAGGGTGAAAATACCTTAGAACTGACTGGCCTGGATAAAAGCGCCCAAAAGATTTATCTGTTGTTAAAAAGTGGTGAGGGCACAGTATCCCCTGTAATTTGCGTCGATATTCCGGAGGCAGAGGAGCCCCTTCTGAAAGGGATTCTGAGCAATGGAGGAAATCCGGAATTTGATGGGAGCAGGGAAGCGGCTGTTACCTGGGAGACAGGCGATATCCAGTTCCGTCTGAAACCAGTATTTCCGGATGGGATGTCTGACGTAACGCTGAGTTTCCGGTATACCGGCACAGACGGCCAGGAGAAGGTGACAGAGCCTACAACAAAGACAAATACATACTTTTGGTTTGACGAAGATTTCCTGTCAATAGGCGGTCAGGGTAATGATCTTACCATAATTGCGGAAAAAGACACAGTTACCCAAACCTATGTGGTACATGTACAGAGGACGGCGTATCTGACCGGGCTGACTGTTCAGGATCAGAAGGGGAATCCGATTGCGATTTCACCGTCTTTTAGCAAAACAAAAACTGAGTATTCAGCGGTAGTCCTGGATAATGTGGACCAGATTGAACTGAAAGCTACAGACCCGGTAGAAGCAGTGTCGCCTGAGGCATCCAGGGTGCTGTTTAACGGTGAAGCTTCTGAAGACGGTTCGTGGACCATGAATCTTAAAGACGGCGAGAATCAAGTCGTCTTCCAGGCAGATAACGGCGCGGCGGACGCTCAGGAATACAGTCTGACCATTACCAGGACTGCATCTGTTACCTTAACGGTTCAGACCAGTCCGGAGGACGCTGCCTTCAGCTTGTATCGGGGCTCCAAGGGCATAGAAAGGATCTGGCCTGAGGAGGATGGGACTTATAAGCTGTTTCCGGACGAGGCCTATCAATATACCGTTGCTAAAAGCGGATATATAGGACAGTCTGGTGAGGTAACACTGTCAGCGGATGAAACAAAAACCTTTACTTTGGAAAAAGCGCCGGAAACTGAGCCGCTGCCTCAACTGGACGCGGATTATCCGGGCTTTCGGGCAGGGGATGACAATCAGTCGGTTGTTTCATCCAAGACTCCGATTACCAAGGAAACCATAGAAGTAAAATGGGAACGCCAGACGGGCGATTATGTAAGCCCTACCAGCGGGACTACGCCGATTATCGTAGACGATAAGGTCTATACGATTTCCAAGGGTGTTGTATATATGCTGGATAAAGAAACCGGAGAGGTGCTGAAGACAGGTTCAGCAGTGCAGGCCAGTGCGGGATTCAATCTGCTTCCGCCTACCTATGCGGATGGCATGCTGTTCGTGCTTTTGGACAATGGAGTGATTCAGTGCTTCAACGCGTCCACCCTGGAATCTCTCTGGGTATACAGAGATCCTCTGGGAGGCGGCTGCAACAGCTCTATCCGTTATGATGACGGCTATATTTACCTGGGCTTCCAGGGCTACAGCGGCTCCAACTTTGTCTGCCTGTCTGTGACGGATGAAGATCCTTCCAGCACAACGGAAGAGAAAGTAGCTGTATGGAGGAACAGCGGGCTGGGTGAGACCTTCCAGTGGAATGGCGCCTGGACCAATGAAGAATATGTTTTTGTAACAACTACAAACGCGCGTAAAACGAATGGAACGCTCTGCTGCGTGGATAAAATTACAGGAAAAGCGGTACAGAAGATAGAGCTGGGTGAATCTGTACGCAGTGATGTTTCCTATTATAACGGAAGAATTTATTTTACGACCCAGTCAGGCAATCTGTATTCCTACAATTTGACGAAGGAAGGAATATTAGATACGGAAAATTTGATTGAGCCTCTGTACTTCGGCGGAGCCAGCACCAGTACGCCTGCGGTATACAATAACCGGGTATATATTGGTTACAGCGGTGGGGAAAGTTTTGGCGCTGAAGGCTATGGCATTCTGGTCGGAAGCATTGATCCAGATACCGGCGCGATGAGTGCGGCCTACGTGGTTCCAACCGACGGTTATCCGCAGACCTCCGGCCTGATTACTAAAGGCTACGAAGAAGAGACCGGCTATGTATACGTTTATTTTCTGACGAACTCAGCTCATGGTACGCTGTACATGATTAAGGATAAGGCGGGCATGACAGAAGCAGATCCTGCTTCAGGCGTCTTCTATACGCCGAATCATGAGCAATATTGCATTGCCAGCGCAGTAGCTGACAGCGACGGAAACATATATATGAAGAATGACTCTGCGTGGCAGTTTGTGATTACGCGGTCAGAGACATATCTGAAGGAAATACAGGCGACAGGCGGTAATGCGGTTCTGGATGGCGGCAAGGATTTCAACGGAAGCCTCAGAGACCATACGATTACCGTCGACGCAGGCACTGAAAGTATCAATCTGAAGCTGACGCCAAGCGACGGCGCGGAGGTTCGGATAAACGGAACGGCGGGAAGCACCCAGGAGATCGCCCTGACGGACGGAAGGGCTGAGATACAGGTACAGCTGACAAAGGGAGATTCCTACAGAGTCTATAATTTTACGGTATTGAGCGGACCGACACTGACCTCCCTGACGGTTACCAATAACCCCAATGAAGGAATGGGAACCGCATTTACAGTTTCGCCAGAATTTGAGCCAATGTCTACGGATTACACGGCCGGCATTGCAACAGTGCAGAGCAGCGGTTATATCTGGTTTGGCCAGCTAAACGCTTCGGATACGCTTAAAGCTGTAGCAGTCAGCGGCGTCAGTGGAAAAAATGAGGGAGACGAACTCAAGGTTACCACAAACTATAAGGGCAACAAGTATATCAGCGTCTCCTTTGAAGACCGTACAAATGCTGCAACTGCTGTTGTGCAGTTAATCGTGAGCTCTGCAGACGGCAGTCAGACGAGAAGCTATACGGTTACATTGAATACGAAGGTTCAGTTAACGCTGGCGGAAGGTGCCGTTACGAACAGGAAATCCTCTTCGGCTGATTTGACGGTCAGCGCAGGCCAGGCAGGCGAGCTGTATTATCTGGTGCAGGCAGCAGACGCGGAGGCGCCGGACGCTGACAGGATTCAGAGTGAAGGCCTGAAGACAGAGGCAGCGGCAGGAAGCAACCGATTGGCTTTAACAGGGTTGTCCAGAGACGCGATGAAGGTGTATATGGTCCTGAAAACAGAAAACGATGGTGTCTCTGCCGTCTGCAGCGCCGATATTCCCACGTCCGTGATGTTGGGAGATTTGAATGAGGACGGGGAAGTGGATATCACAGACGTCGTACAGCTGCTTGACCGGGTGGCGGCCGGGGAAGCGGTTGAACTGTCAATTGGCGATATGAACGGTGATGGAGAAGTAGATATCACAGATGTGGTACAGCTGCTTGACCAGGTAGCGGCCGGAGAAAAATGA
- a CDS encoding AAA family ATPase, with protein sequence MNSRTDAVIREIEKVIVGKREVVERVLMAVLSEGHILLDDVPGVGKTTLALACSRVMGMEYHRIQFTPDVVPSDIVGFSIYNKEQGTFDYKPGVVMTNLLLADEINRTSSKTQSALLEVMEEGQVTVDGVTHPLPKPFVVIATQNPVGSAGTQLLPQAQLDRFMIRLEMGYPDFESQVNILRDRQTANPIEQIHGIIGAEEVLAMQEEIRNLHVEDSILEYITALATETRKDDMIRLGVSPRGALAVVRIAKAHAYLEGRQFVTPEDVQQVFVDVCGHRIIMNPKARVAELSAADVLLRVMKNTKSPDSGR encoded by the coding sequence ATGAACAGCCGTACAGATGCCGTCATCAGAGAAATTGAAAAAGTTATTGTCGGAAAGCGTGAAGTGGTGGAACGGGTGTTGATGGCCGTTTTATCAGAAGGACATATCCTTCTGGATGACGTTCCGGGTGTGGGGAAGACCACCCTGGCTCTGGCCTGTTCACGGGTCATGGGTATGGAATACCACAGAATACAATTTACGCCGGATGTGGTTCCTTCGGATATCGTGGGTTTTTCCATCTATAACAAGGAACAGGGGACTTTTGACTATAAGCCGGGCGTAGTTATGACAAACCTGCTGCTGGCGGATGAGATTAACCGCACCTCCAGCAAAACTCAATCAGCGCTGCTGGAGGTTATGGAAGAGGGGCAGGTGACGGTAGACGGCGTGACCCATCCGCTGCCAAAGCCATTTGTAGTGATCGCGACGCAGAACCCGGTGGGATCGGCCGGAACTCAGCTTCTGCCCCAGGCACAGCTGGATCGGTTCATGATCCGGCTGGAAATGGGGTATCCGGATTTTGAAAGCCAGGTAAATATTCTGCGTGACCGTCAGACGGCTAATCCCATAGAGCAGATCCATGGAATTATCGGGGCTGAAGAAGTCCTGGCCATGCAGGAGGAGATCCGCAACCTTCATGTGGAGGATTCAATTCTGGAATATATCACCGCCCTGGCAACGGAGACCAGAAAGGACGACATGATCCGCCTGGGCGTCAGCCCCCGCGGGGCGCTGGCTGTAGTGCGCATCGCGAAAGCCCATGCCTATCTGGAGGGACGGCAGTTTGTTACTCCGGAGGATGTGCAGCAGGTTTTTGTGGATGTCTGCGGACACAGGATCATTATGAATCCAAAAGCCAGAGTGGCTGAGCTCTCTGCCGCGGATGTGCTGTTAAGAGTGATGAAAAACACCAAATCTCCGGACAGCGGGCGATAA
- a CDS encoding DUF58 domain-containing protein: MRKSRILWILWLALSFLFWAVTESAGGCLLFLVSAVLPPVCALPARRLRGKLEAEISASAYCEKNQEAEGKLTVRNSCFLPADRLICQLCCENLLTGEKELKSLRMAVPARASVSLDLRFMSRHAGRVRISLKQMTYFDLFGLFRFRNTPVSTPPALTLAAPNTFPVVTQISYGESANMDSDEYSMKKAGYDPSETFAIREYRPGDRIRQIHWKLTEKLGSLTVRDYGLPIQNTILLLLETGWVKDGGKPEADCLDALAEAILSVSQELVSQQTVHSIGWQNHEENTFSCEEVETEDDLNSLLPGLLGASPGEDELSVAEHYMANREQLEFAHVVVFTPQHRESLSYLAGHCLLTEVICEQGAYGYDQKDGIAIIGAVPGQVSEMLAYIEI, encoded by the coding sequence ATGAGAAAATCCAGAATATTGTGGATTCTGTGGCTGGCTTTGTCATTTCTGTTCTGGGCTGTGACAGAAAGCGCCGGGGGCTGTCTGCTCTTTCTTGTATCAGCGGTCCTTCCACCGGTGTGCGCACTGCCGGCCAGGAGGCTCAGGGGAAAGCTGGAGGCGGAGATTTCAGCCTCGGCCTATTGTGAGAAGAATCAGGAGGCGGAAGGAAAGCTGACGGTAAGAAATAGCTGTTTTTTACCGGCGGATCGTTTGATCTGCCAGCTTTGCTGTGAGAACCTGCTGACTGGAGAGAAAGAACTAAAATCTCTGAGAATGGCTGTTCCGGCCAGGGCCAGCGTGTCACTGGATCTCCGGTTCATGAGCCGGCATGCGGGGCGGGTGAGAATATCTCTGAAGCAGATGACATATTTTGACCTGTTTGGGCTGTTCCGGTTCCGGAACACACCGGTATCAACTCCCCCGGCATTAACCCTGGCGGCGCCGAATACCTTTCCGGTGGTCACTCAGATATCCTACGGGGAAAGCGCCAATATGGACAGCGATGAATATTCGATGAAAAAGGCAGGATATGACCCGTCGGAAACCTTTGCGATCCGGGAATACCGCCCCGGCGACAGAATCCGCCAGATCCACTGGAAGCTTACGGAAAAGCTGGGGAGCCTGACGGTACGGGATTACGGACTGCCGATCCAGAATACGATTTTGCTTCTGCTGGAAACCGGGTGGGTAAAAGACGGCGGGAAGCCAGAGGCGGACTGCCTGGACGCTCTTGCCGAGGCGATACTTTCTGTATCCCAGGAGCTGGTAAGCCAGCAGACGGTACACAGCATCGGTTGGCAGAATCATGAAGAAAACACCTTTTCCTGCGAAGAGGTGGAGACGGAGGATGATCTGAATTCACTGCTTCCGGGGCTTTTAGGGGCTTCGCCGGGAGAGGATGAATTATCTGTGGCAGAGCATTACATGGCCAACCGGGAACAATTGGAATTTGCACATGTGGTAGTATTTACACCGCAGCACCGGGAAAGCCTGAGCTATCTGGCAGGCCATTGCCTGCTGACAGAGGTGATTTGCGAACAGGGAGCCTACGGATATGACCAGAAGGATGGTATCGCCATCATCGGCGCCGTCCCGGGACAAGTTTCGGAAATGCTGGCTTATATAGAAATTTAG
- a CDS encoding ECF transporter S component — translation MKKNFKLLVISALFAALACVATLSIRIPTPGTNGYIHPGDAIVILSGVFLGPVYGLLAGGIGSALADLTGGYLLYAPITFIIKGLVAFICGLIFSKAGKNPRSRYLCVGLGGVADLVLVAGGYYCFESVIYGAAGALGSVPSNMIQGAGGLVLSLLLYPVLAAVPDLRQLAQRTHEKSN, via the coding sequence ATGAAAAAGAATTTTAAACTGCTGGTTATTTCAGCCCTGTTCGCTGCCCTGGCATGTGTGGCCACTCTGTCCATCCGGATTCCCACGCCCGGCACGAACGGCTATATCCATCCCGGGGATGCGATAGTCATTCTGTCAGGCGTATTCCTCGGCCCTGTCTATGGCCTGCTTGCGGGGGGCATCGGCTCCGCCCTGGCAGACTTGACCGGAGGCTATTTACTCTATGCCCCCATCACCTTCATCATTAAAGGGCTGGTTGCCTTCATCTGCGGGCTGATCTTCTCCAAAGCCGGAAAAAACCCGCGCAGCCGCTATCTGTGCGTAGGATTGGGAGGCGTGGCAGATCTTGTATTGGTGGCCGGAGGTTATTACTGTTTTGAATCTGTCATATATGGCGCCGCCGGCGCCCTCGGCAGCGTCCCCTCCAACATGATACAGGGCGCAGGAGGATTGGTTCTTTCGCTGCTCCTCTATCCGGTGCTGGCTGCCGTTCCAGATCTCCGGCAGCTCGCTCAAAGAAC
- a CDS encoding cadherin-like beta sandwich domain-containing protein, whose amino-acid sequence MRRQRYQRLLAGALAMLTVVSVLFWKPSDVFAEAGSDGEAETVLLEGITLNRSSLVMKTGEQKALLAALLPEDTSENPEIVWSTDDPAVAQVSGNGLEAVVTAPRGAGGTAVITVSAGGFTAACPVLVTVQDPMLESALFMQNSSGSNRYELRESAIGEQEYILRIPENTNVVYVRPQLRDDVTEEAKITAYFTDVYSGEEVSVDLPVDETTSLSSSTAGRLIRAYDTEPKELVIDVVYGEQKETYLFHIVRGSYLGDLKLTDEKGEPLAFTPDFKKNVFEYSVHVPSSQSQIQIHMTPAEESSTELTVNGEAAEGGNYTLPLAGAKVIAVLRAGDGVQSVPYEYVLTVYVDEICYLTVDTEPADAVFAVYDENKVQIDPVDGRYELIKGGTYTYTVSAQEYQTQNGSFVMEGDEEKSFSLEKISESQFEELDAEWGGYWKNADNQNITDAPTPSSLDNAEVRWKQQYGSNADYSNSVSDGILVENYICCFCGETLMYLDRATGEMIRSVKMAAKGNSSFNKPLYAAGMLFVPLNDGKVQAFNASTLESVWVYVDTVGGNAATALRYDSGYLYAGFADGNLVCISTADEEPEQAEEEKSAVWRKYDKGGYYRTGVYTGEKYLYACGRSGSLYCLDKKTGETVQKLALPAEAGAPTTAVSHSDGRIYFATEKGYLYSCGLAEDGKLDIENMTSLKLGGIIYGTPVVYQNRVYAGSAMTDSYGIVTAPYYLNVVQVGEEGGLSLSYRMEVKYCPKGTGTLSTAYEQQDGCVYLYFTTDSSNGSLYLLKDREGLTSPGEGSGLFYQQTEVFGNGSGSVLADSGGNLYFRYESAWMYSLKPTELYLTGVEASGERVVVDGGQPFDRQMEQHTVLLDSASDRVTLTFSANEGAVVSIDGREGNVQEVTLEEGMAEVQVVLSKNGQLRTYQFTIRRRGSDAFLERLQVSYSPMLTVMEMELQPSFQPEITEYNSSLYGNDDMKVYYIWPELSKGSAASMKVTVVEGVQGMQPGQELEPMTVQLDEPRQRYKVTPAGTDAAKVLITVTAEDGQSQRVYELSMFRNNEVPRVTAGAGALVSRQEHTAVIRVNASMDGYLYYLPDRKAGTAGMPTQYEIKTNGKRVAVSAGTNTVTLDGFETAESVVYLYEMGYNQRWSNGIQIEVPAYTGGQPTPDPPGRGDLNGDGNVDITDVVCLLDEVAKGSALPAEAADLNGDGHVDITDVVILLDEVAAGE is encoded by the coding sequence ATGAGGCGACAAAGGTATCAAAGATTGCTTGCGGGAGCGCTTGCCATGCTGACCGTTGTATCGGTGCTTTTCTGGAAGCCTTCAGACGTGTTTGCAGAAGCCGGATCAGATGGGGAAGCTGAAACGGTTCTGCTGGAGGGGATTACGCTGAACCGCTCCAGTCTCGTAATGAAAACCGGGGAGCAAAAAGCGCTTTTGGCTGCACTTCTGCCGGAAGACACCTCAGAGAATCCGGAAATTGTCTGGAGTACGGACGACCCCGCAGTTGCCCAGGTATCTGGAAATGGGCTGGAAGCGGTTGTGACGGCTCCCAGAGGTGCAGGAGGAACAGCAGTAATAACTGTGTCGGCAGGAGGGTTTACCGCTGCCTGCCCGGTGCTGGTAACTGTTCAGGACCCAATGCTGGAGAGTGCGTTGTTCATGCAGAACAGCTCAGGAAGTAACCGATATGAACTGAGGGAAAGCGCTATAGGGGAGCAGGAATACATACTGCGGATCCCCGAAAACACCAATGTGGTTTACGTAAGGCCTCAGCTTAGAGATGATGTGACGGAGGAAGCAAAGATTACCGCATATTTCACAGATGTCTACAGCGGGGAGGAGGTTTCCGTAGACCTGCCGGTTGACGAGACAACTTCACTGTCCAGCAGCACGGCGGGCCGGCTGATTCGGGCTTATGATACGGAACCGAAGGAACTGGTGATTGATGTAGTTTATGGGGAGCAGAAGGAAACGTACCTGTTCCATATTGTCAGAGGCTCTTACCTGGGTGACCTGAAGCTGACAGACGAAAAGGGAGAGCCACTGGCTTTTACGCCTGATTTTAAAAAGAACGTGTTTGAATACTCTGTACACGTACCCTCTTCCCAGTCGCAGATACAGATACACATGACGCCGGCTGAAGAGAGCAGCACAGAACTGACTGTAAACGGTGAGGCGGCTGAAGGCGGAAATTATACGCTGCCGCTTGCAGGCGCGAAGGTCATCGCGGTGCTGCGGGCGGGTGACGGAGTGCAGTCGGTGCCTTATGAATATGTGCTGACAGTGTATGTGGATGAAATATGTTATCTGACCGTTGATACGGAACCAGCGGACGCGGTGTTTGCCGTCTATGATGAGAATAAAGTACAGATCGACCCGGTAGACGGACGCTATGAACTGATTAAAGGAGGAACGTATACTTATACCGTTTCTGCGCAGGAATACCAGACTCAGAATGGAAGTTTTGTCATGGAAGGGGACGAAGAGAAGAGCTTCAGCCTGGAGAAAATTTCAGAGAGTCAGTTTGAAGAACTGGATGCGGAGTGGGGCGGCTATTGGAAAAACGCAGACAACCAGAACATCACAGATGCTCCCACACCTTCATCCCTGGACAATGCAGAGGTTCGCTGGAAGCAGCAGTATGGCTCCAATGCGGATTACAGCAACAGCGTGAGCGACGGTATACTGGTGGAAAATTATATTTGTTGTTTCTGCGGAGAGACCCTGATGTATCTTGACCGAGCCACTGGTGAAATGATCCGGAGTGTCAAAATGGCTGCAAAAGGAAACAGTTCCTTTAATAAGCCGCTCTATGCGGCAGGTATGCTTTTTGTTCCGCTCAATGATGGAAAGGTACAGGCATTTAATGCAAGCACGCTGGAATCTGTATGGGTTTATGTGGATACAGTCGGCGGAAATGCAGCCACAGCGCTCCGGTATGATTCAGGCTATCTGTACGCCGGTTTTGCGGATGGCAACCTGGTCTGCATTTCAACGGCGGATGAGGAGCCTGAACAGGCAGAGGAAGAAAAATCTGCAGTCTGGAGAAAGTATGATAAAGGAGGCTATTACCGGACAGGCGTCTATACAGGAGAGAAATATCTTTACGCCTGCGGCCGTTCAGGAAGCCTCTATTGTCTGGATAAGAAAACCGGAGAGACGGTACAGAAGCTGGCGTTGCCAGCAGAAGCCGGGGCGCCCACCACTGCTGTCAGCCATTCGGACGGGCGGATTTATTTCGCGACGGAAAAGGGATACCTCTATTCCTGCGGATTGGCTGAAGACGGAAAGCTGGACATAGAAAATATGACAAGCCTGAAGCTGGGCGGGATTATCTATGGCACCCCTGTGGTGTATCAGAACCGGGTTTATGCAGGCAGCGCTATGACAGACAGCTATGGGATTGTGACTGCTCCCTATTATCTGAACGTGGTTCAGGTTGGGGAAGAAGGGGGATTATCTTTGTCTTACCGCATGGAGGTCAAATATTGTCCGAAAGGGACCGGGACGCTGAGTACGGCTTATGAGCAGCAGGACGGCTGCGTATATCTCTATTTTACAACAGACAGCTCTAACGGAAGTCTGTATCTTTTGAAGGACAGAGAGGGACTGACTTCTCCGGGTGAGGGAAGCGGACTGTTCTATCAGCAGACGGAGGTGTTCGGAAATGGGAGTGGGAGCGTGCTGGCCGACAGCGGAGGGAATCTTTACTTCCGGTATGAATCGGCCTGGATGTACTCTTTAAAACCCACGGAGCTGTATCTGACCGGCGTAGAGGCGTCGGGAGAACGAGTGGTTGTAGATGGGGGCCAGCCTTTTGACAGGCAGATGGAACAGCACACAGTCCTTTTGGATAGTGCCTCCGATCGGGTGACTCTCACGTTTTCTGCCAATGAGGGAGCTGTGGTTTCCATAGACGGGCGGGAAGGCAATGTCCAGGAAGTGACGCTGGAGGAGGGCATGGCAGAAGTGCAGGTGGTGCTCAGCAAAAACGGGCAGCTCCGCACATACCAGTTTACAATCCGCAGACGCGGCAGTGACGCATTCCTGGAAAGACTGCAGGTCAGCTATTCGCCGATGCTTACGGTGATGGAGATGGAACTGCAGCCGTCTTTTCAGCCAGAGATAACGGAATACAACTCCTCCCTCTACGGAAATGATGATATGAAGGTTTATTACATATGGCCGGAGCTTTCCAAGGGGTCGGCAGCCTCCATGAAAGTAACGGTGGTGGAAGGCGTACAGGGAATGCAGCCCGGGCAGGAGCTGGAGCCGATGACCGTACAGCTGGACGAACCCAGGCAGCGGTATAAGGTGACGCCGGCCGGCACGGACGCGGCTAAGGTGTTGATTACTGTGACTGCCGAGGACGGCCAGAGCCAGAGGGTATATGAGCTGTCGATGTTCCGCAATAACGAAGTGCCCAGGGTTACGGCCGGCGCGGGCGCTTTAGTCAGCCGGCAGGAGCATACGGCGGTGATACGGGTGAATGCCAGTATGGATGGATACCTCTATTATCTGCCGGACCGGAAAGCGGGAACTGCGGGAATGCCCACACAGTATGAGATAAAAACCAATGGGAAACGGGTTGCCGTTTCAGCCGGAACAAATACAGTTACACTGGATGGATTCGAGACGGCCGAAAGCGTCGTATATCTCTATGAGATGGGGTATAACCAGAGATGGAGCAACGGCATTCAGATAGAGGTACCTGCCTATACAGGCGGCCAGCCAACGCCGGATCCTCCAGGAAGAGGAGATCTGAACGGAGACGGAAACGTGGATATTACAGATGTGGTATGTCTGTTGGATGAGGTGGCGAAGGGTAGCGCGCTTCCCGCGGAAGCTGCCGATCTGAATGGGGACGGCCATGTGGATATCACAGATGTAGTAATACTTCTGGATGAAGTGGCTGCAGGCGAATAA